In Rheinheimera sp. MM224, one DNA window encodes the following:
- the ubiK gene encoding ubiquinone biosynthesis accessory factor UbiK, whose product MIDPKKIEEIAKQIGAAIPPKMREMADDVENKVKQVLQQKLSQLDFVSREEFDVQTQVLAKTRAKLDELERRVAELSAKDESAS is encoded by the coding sequence ATGATTGATCCAAAAAAGATTGAAGAAATTGCGAAACAAATTGGCGCCGCTATCCCACCTAAAATGCGTGAGATGGCCGATGATGTTGAAAACAAAGTAAAGCAGGTGCTACAGCAAAAACTGAGTCAGCTGGATTTTGTGTCCCGCGAAGAGTTTGATGTGCAAACTCAGGTGTTGGCTAAAACACGCGCCAAACTGGATGAACTGGAACGTCGCGTTGCTGAATTATCGGCGAAAGACGAGTCAGCTAGCTAA